A single region of the Candidatus Chlorobium masyuteum genome encodes:
- a CDS encoding class I SAM-dependent methyltransferase, with amino-acid sequence MQGTENPSAWFEEWFNHPFYLQLYSHRNRDEAERCILTILALTELDRKPCHSVSVLDIACGAGRHALEFARLGYTVTGNDLSPFLLEEARKEAANGCLNVQLTGCDMRAIKEQERFDLVVQLFTSFGYFTTKEEDMLVLQRVYDALKRGGWYVLDLINPIHLERTLVPHSCRMAGDLTVNEERRLENGRITKTITITSPSEERLNFSESVRVYAREEIASMLSETGFSLSTIAGDYDGSPFEATLSPRMMLFCRKP; translated from the coding sequence ATGCAGGGAACAGAAAATCCATCAGCGTGGTTCGAGGAGTGGTTTAACCATCCCTTCTACCTTCAGCTCTACAGTCACAGAAACAGGGATGAGGCTGAACGCTGCATCCTCACCATTCTCGCTCTGACAGAGCTTGACCGCAAGCCCTGTCACTCGGTTTCCGTCCTTGATATTGCCTGCGGAGCAGGCCGTCACGCTCTTGAATTTGCCCGTCTGGGCTACACGGTAACCGGAAACGATCTCTCCCCTTTTCTGCTTGAAGAGGCCAGAAAAGAGGCGGCGAACGGCTGCCTCAACGTACAGCTTACCGGCTGCGATATGAGGGCGATCAAGGAACAGGAGCGGTTTGATCTGGTGGTACAGCTCTTCACCAGTTTCGGCTACTTCACGACCAAAGAGGAGGACATGCTTGTTCTTCAAAGGGTTTATGACGCGTTGAAGCGCGGAGGGTGGTATGTGCTCGATCTGATCAACCCAATCCATCTTGAGCGGACGCTTGTTCCGCATTCATGCAGGATGGCTGGCGATCTGACGGTTAACGAGGAGAGGCGTCTGGAAAACGGGAGAATCACCAAAACCATCACCATCACCTCCCCTTCGGAAGAGAGGCTGAACTTCAGTGAATCAGTTAGAGTCTACGCAAGAGAAGAGATAGCGTCAATGCTGAGTGAAACGGGATTTTCACTCAGCACGATTGCCGGTGACTATGACGGCTCCCCTTTCGAAGCAACGCTTTCGCCGAGAATGATGCTCTTCTGCCGCAAACCTTAA
- a CDS encoding SDR family oxidoreductase encodes MNKKILVTGATGFIGSRLVIKLAASSDEIFVLVRKTSDLTSLSDVLDRIHLLYGDITDSDSIHEAMKGIDLVYHTAGLTYMGDKKNALLYKINVDGTKNILRAALATGVKRVIHVSSITAVGIAFDKKPVNESVVWNFDSISLEYARTKHIAEVEVATAVKKGLDCVIVNPAFVFGAGDINFNAGRIIKDVYNRKLPFYPLGGICVVDVEIVAETIIAAMEKGRTGERYIIGGENVSYKQLADTISRITGAPKIHFPLPFWMARILKSILDLYKNKNSISKLFNLSMFRVASEYLYFDSSKAIRELNMRFEPHEHSIRNAYEWYRDRNLL; translated from the coding sequence GTGAATAAAAAAATTCTGGTAACCGGAGCTACCGGTTTTATTGGTTCCCGTCTTGTTATCAAGCTTGCAGCCTCATCTGATGAAATCTTTGTCCTTGTCAGAAAAACCTCTGATTTGACCTCACTCTCTGATGTCCTGGACCGCATTCATCTTCTCTATGGCGATATAACAGACAGTGACTCGATCCATGAGGCGATGAAGGGGATTGATCTTGTCTATCATACCGCAGGCCTTACCTATATGGGCGACAAGAAAAATGCACTGCTTTACAAAATCAATGTTGACGGAACAAAAAATATTCTGCGCGCAGCCCTTGCTACCGGAGTTAAACGGGTTATTCATGTCAGCTCCATAACGGCCGTCGGGATAGCATTTGACAAAAAACCGGTGAACGAATCGGTTGTCTGGAATTTTGACTCAATCAGCCTGGAGTATGCCAGAACAAAACATATCGCTGAAGTTGAAGTGGCAACTGCCGTCAAAAAAGGACTTGACTGTGTTATTGTCAATCCCGCATTCGTCTTCGGAGCCGGTGATATAAACTTTAATGCCGGACGTATTATCAAGGATGTCTACAACCGGAAACTCCCTTTTTACCCGCTTGGCGGTATCTGTGTTGTCGATGTTGAAATTGTGGCCGAGACCATCATCGCGGCGATGGAAAAAGGGAGAACCGGCGAGCGCTACATTATCGGGGGAGAAAATGTCTCCTACAAGCAGCTGGCCGACACGATTTCAAGGATTACCGGAGCACCGAAAATCCATTTTCCGCTCCCATTCTGGATGGCAAGGATACTGAAGTCGATTCTTGATCTGTACAAGAATAAAAACAGTATCTCGAAGCTCTTCAACCTCTCCATGTTCAGGGTTGCCTCCGAGTATCTCTATTTTGATTCGTCCAAGGCAATTCGTGAGCTAAACATGCGGTTTGAGCCGCACGAACACAGTATTCGAAATGCCTATGAATGGTATCGCGATCGGAATCTGCTTTAA